A single genomic interval of Syntrophaceae bacterium harbors:
- a CDS encoding cytidylate kinase-like family protein, producing MAILAMSLDFRSGGQEVATLVGEALGYKCFGKDHSLAYMKAAGERWEKLFRELDEERPSLWDRYDWEYRGFVALLEAYIYEHASRDKAIIIGQGGSFVLTGLPFVLRVRLTAPFEVRVRRLMEKSEIGEKAAEDIVRRTDKARVGYVKAIYGKDWFDLKNYDMVFNAATQPYDQIARIIVDALKAKDQMITPDTWDVLAGRAVAARIRARILTNPRIHVPTLKVSYDGSRIVLEGVVHSQKEQQMIEEIVLGSLEGRALRNELHRRLV from the coding sequence ATGGCCATTCTGGCAATGTCACTCGATTTCAGAAGCGGCGGGCAGGAGGTCGCAACCCTGGTCGGCGAGGCCCTGGGTTACAAGTGCTTCGGCAAGGACCACAGCCTCGCCTACATGAAGGCCGCGGGAGAGCGCTGGGAGAAGCTTTTCCGGGAGCTCGACGAGGAGCGGCCTTCCCTGTGGGACCGCTACGACTGGGAATACCGCGGCTTCGTGGCGCTTCTCGAGGCGTACATCTACGAGCATGCCTCGCGGGACAAGGCGATCATCATCGGCCAGGGCGGCAGCTTCGTGCTCACCGGTCTGCCCTTCGTCCTGAGGGTCCGGCTCACGGCCCCCTTCGAGGTCCGGGTCCGGCGGCTCATGGAGAAGAGCGAGATCGGCGAGAAGGCCGCAGAGGATATCGTCCGGCGCACGGACAAGGCCCGTGTCGGCTACGTCAAGGCCATCTACGGCAAGGACTGGTTCGACCTCAAGAACTACGACATGGTCTTCAACGCCGCGACGCAGCCCTACGACCAGATCGCGAGGATCATCGTCGACGCCCTGAAGGCGAAGGACCAGATGATCACCCCCGACACGTGGGACGTCCTCGCGGGAAGGGCCGTTGCCGCCCGCATCCGGGCCCGCATCCTCACCAACCCCCGCATCCACGTGCCGACCCTGAAGGTCTCCTACGACGGCAGCAGGATCGTGCTGGAAGGCGTCGTCCACAGCCAGAAAGAGCAGCAGATGATCGAGGAGATCGTCCTCGGCTCCCTGGAGGGGCGGGCCCTGCGGAACGAGCTGCACCGGCGCCTCGTTTAG
- a CDS encoding NAD-dependent deacetylase — translation MDMNDQINRAARALREADALLVTAGAGMGVDSGLPDFRGNEGFWKAYPPMAKLGVSFVEMANPLWFERDPSLAWGFYGHRLHLYRRTVPHAGFGRLLEIGRSKREGYFVFTSNVDGQFQKAGYDEDRIEECHGSIHHLQCQRPCSQDIWEARGVSIDVDEAQFRAREPLPRCPRCGALARPNVLMFNDWDWIPHRTRAQGELFHRWLEGISGRKASLAVVELGAGKAVATVRMTSEAAVRGGRGTLIRINPRDTDVPPGHIAIPLGAEEGILEIMRIAAD, via the coding sequence ATGGATATGAATGATCAGATCAACCGGGCCGCCAGGGCCCTGCGCGAGGCCGATGCGCTTCTCGTGACGGCGGGCGCGGGCATGGGCGTCGACTCGGGGCTGCCGGACTTCCGCGGCAACGAGGGGTTCTGGAAGGCCTACCCTCCCATGGCGAAGCTGGGGGTTTCCTTCGTGGAGATGGCCAACCCCTTGTGGTTTGAGCGCGACCCCTCGCTTGCCTGGGGCTTCTACGGCCACCGGCTCCACCTGTACCGGCGCACGGTTCCCCACGCCGGGTTCGGAAGGCTCCTCGAGATCGGCCGATCGAAGCGGGAGGGCTACTTCGTCTTCACCTCCAACGTGGACGGTCAGTTCCAGAAGGCCGGGTACGACGAGGACCGCATCGAGGAGTGTCACGGCTCCATCCACCACTTGCAGTGCCAGCGCCCCTGCTCGCAGGACATCTGGGAGGCCCGGGGGGTCAGCATCGATGTCGACGAGGCGCAGTTCCGCGCCCGCGAGCCGCTGCCGCGCTGCCCCCGATGCGGGGCCCTCGCCCGGCCCAACGTCCTCATGTTCAACGACTGGGACTGGATCCCCCACCGCACCCGGGCGCAGGGCGAGCTCTTTCATCGCTGGCTCGAAGGGATCTCCGGCAGAAAGGCCTCTCTTGCCGTGGTGGAGCTGGGCGCCGGCAAGGCCGTGGCGACGGTCCGCATGACGTCCGAGGCCGCCGTCCGGGGAGGCCGCGGCACGCTCATCCGGATCAACCCCCGCGACACCGACGTCCCGCCGGGTCACATCGCCATCCCTCTCGGCGCCGAGGAAGGGATTCTCGAGATCATGCGTATCGCCGCCGATTGA